The genome window GCGTCCTGCTGCTAGTCGAAGCGCTCGGGATGCTCACCGAAGATGAAGTGCCGACCGGTGACCCGGTTGACCGTGACCTCTACAAAGAAATCCTTATACGTGGGGACCCAGGGGTCAATAGCCAGTGATTCGGCGAACTCGATCTCGTCCTCCAGTTCCAGCACGCGGGCGGTGCCGCGGGCCAGGACAGACCACGCCTGGTCCGAGAGGATGCCGTCTGCCTCGAAGATGACCTTGGGGTTGATGGTCAGCTCGGCCAGCTTGTTGCCGGGCGCCGTGCGGAAGTAGACCTTGCGGTCAGCGGCCTTGAAGTTCACCGGCACGAGGTCCAGCTCGTCATTCACCCGCAAACCCAACCGCCCGTGGCGGGTGTTCTCCAGCAGCTGCCAGCACTGGTCCTCGTCCAGGACGAGGATCGCCTCGTCATCCGGGTGTTCGAACATCATGGCCCGTCCTCCTTCATCCCCTGCGGGGTGCCATGCCCGGGCCGGGACCGTGGGTCGGAACGTGGAGATCCCGGTCAGCGGGCACTTTCATTGTCCCGTGCCGAGAGGGTTCCTGCTAGGGGTGGCTCAGCGCCGTCACAGCACCGTCATAGGGAGCCGGGTGACAGTGGAACGGAACCGCACGCGAAAGGAACCTCGGGATGAGACGACGCGAGAACAGCAAGCTATTCGAAGGCCGGATGCTGGACCGGCCGGAGGAGGACGTGGAGGACCAAGGCCTCGCGTTCGATCTGGGCACCCTGGTCTCCCGGCGGAAGGCGCTGGGGGCGTTCGGCCTGGGCGCCGGCGCCGTGCTGCTGGCTGCCTGTGCCCCGGTCTCCGAGCAGAACGGTTCGACCGCCGCCTCGGCCTCCGGATCGCCGGCGGCCAGCTCCTCGGCATCGTCAGCGCAGGCCGAACTGGTCGAGACACCGGGGGAGACCGCCGGACCCTATTCGGGCGATGGCTCCAATGGTCCGGACGTCCTGGAGGAATCGGGAGTGGAACGCAGTGACATCACCTCCTCGATAGACGGCGGTGCCACAGCCGAGGGTGTGCCACTGACCCTCACCATGAACATCATCGACATGGCCGGTGGCAATGTCCCCATGACCGGCGCCGCCGTCTACGTATGGCACTGTGATGCCGCCGGACAGTACTCCATGTACTCGGACGCCGTGGTGGAGGAGACCTACCTGCGTGGGGTCCAGGTGGCCGGTGAGGACGGCACTGTCACCTTCACCACGATCTTTCCCGGTTGCTACACCGGCCGCTGGCCGCACATCCACTTCGAGGTCTTCCCGGACCTGGACTCCATCACGGACGCCACCAATGCGGTGCTGACCTCCCAGATCGCCATGGCGGAGGCGAGCAGTTCAAGCGTCTTCGCCCTGGAGGCCTATGCGGGCTCGGCCGAGAACCTGGCGCAGGTCACCTTGGCCTCGGACAACGTCTTCAGCGACGATTCGGCGGCCCAACAGCTCGGAACCACCACCGGGTCGGTGCAGCAGGGCTACACAGTCACGATCGACGTGCCGATCGACACCACCACGGAACCCTCCACTGACGGGATGCCACCCGCCGGCGGTGCAGGGAACCCCGGCGGCGCGCCTCCCAGCGGTTGTCCCGGGGGCCAGCCGCCGAGCCGGTAGCCGACGAGCGTCAGGAAGCGTCAGGACGGGAACGTGTGGAGGGGAGCGGGCAGGAGCGGCATCATCGCCGGTAGCCGGCGGTGCGCCGGACGGCCACGGTCTCCTCCAGCACCCGGACCGCCGTCGGCGCCACCCGCCCCGGGGCCACGGCCACGTAGCAGGGGGCCAGGTGGGCGGGGCGGCGTTCGGGGCCGTCCGTGTCATAGAACAGGGCCAGGTAGTGGCCTCCGGCCCGGCGCACCAGCAACTGGCCGACGCCCACGTCCCACGGGTTGGTGTCCACCCCGAGGGTCACGTCCGCCCACCCGATCGCCGTGAAGGCCAGCTCCAAAGCACCGGAGACGGTCCGGCGGACGGTGGCATAGGAGTCGACCAGTCGGCCGAAGCGCTCCAGTGCCACGGGGCCGTCCAGTTCCAGGGCCTCCGCGGAGGGATAGGAGGTCACGAGGTTCATGGCGGGCTCGGCGGGAGGATCAGCGAGATGCACGGCGTCCACAAGGTGGGCCGCATCCACGGACGCGGTCTCGGCCCCGAAGCGCACACCGTTGAGGTACGCCCCGACCTCGTCGGCGGAGAACTCGAGCCCGTTCACCGGGTCCAGCACCACGCCGGCCACCACCTCGCCGTCCACCGCCGCGGCGATGGAGATGGAGAACATCGCGAAGCCGTGGGCGAAGTTGGCGGTGCCGTCGATCGGGTCGATGATCCACTCGAGAC of Citricoccus sp. K5 contains these proteins:
- a CDS encoding inositol monophosphatase — translated: MSSALPAPSELRRIAITAAAACAPRLVRAFRSTPADLNLTIKRSSHDLVTVHDRATEDELVRLLGEAVPGSRFIGEEGGARGYDPRPAGSGQAAGLPADAHRLEWIIDPIDGTANFAHGFAMFSISIAAAVDGEVVAGVVLDPVNGLEFSADEVGAYLNGVRFGAETASVDAAHLVDAVHLADPPAEPAMNLVTSYPSAEALELDGPVALERFGRLVDSYATVRRTVSGALELAFTAIGWADVTLGVDTNPWDVGVGQLLVRRAGGHYLALFYDTDGPERRPAHLAPCYVAVAPGRVAPTAVRVLEETVAVRRTAGYRR
- a CDS encoding pyridoxamine 5'-phosphate oxidase family protein yields the protein MMFEHPDDEAILVLDEDQCWQLLENTRHGRLGLRVNDELDLVPVNFKAADRKVYFRTAPGNKLAELTINPKVIFEADGILSDQAWSVLARGTARVLELEDEIEFAESLAIDPWVPTYKDFFVEVTVNRVTGRHFIFGEHPERFD
- a CDS encoding intradiol ring-cleavage dioxygenase, which encodes MRRRENSKLFEGRMLDRPEEDVEDQGLAFDLGTLVSRRKALGAFGLGAGAVLLAACAPVSEQNGSTAASASGSPAASSSASSAQAELVETPGETAGPYSGDGSNGPDVLEESGVERSDITSSIDGGATAEGVPLTLTMNIIDMAGGNVPMTGAAVYVWHCDAAGQYSMYSDAVVEETYLRGVQVAGEDGTVTFTTIFPGCYTGRWPHIHFEVFPDLDSITDATNAVLTSQIAMAEASSSSVFALEAYAGSAENLAQVTLASDNVFSDDSAAQQLGTTTGSVQQGYTVTIDVPIDTTTEPSTDGMPPAGGAGNPGGAPPSGCPGGQPPSR